A stretch of DNA from Synechococcus sp. JA-3-3Ab:
CCTGGGTACAGGTGGCGCCGGACTGGCAGGCGGTGCTCACGGATGGCGTACTGGCGGGGCGGCGGGTGCTGCTGACGGTGGGGGTGAAGGCATTGCCCCTGTTTGGGCCCTGGCAGGATCGCTGCCAACTGTGGGCGCGGGTGCTGCCGGAGTCGGTTCCCCAAGCGGTGCAAGCCGGGATCCCTGCCGAGCGGGTGATCGGAATGCGCCTGCCCCTCAGCTTTGAGCAGGAACTGCGGCTTTGGCAGAGTCTAGATCCTCAGGTAGTCATCAGCAAGGAGTCTGGAGAAGCGGGTGGGCTGGCCGTCAAGCAGGCAGTGGCCAAAACCCTGGGGATCCCGCTGTGGGTCATCCGGCGGCCACCCTTGCGCTATCCCTGGTGCAGCCAGGATTTGACAGCGGTGGTGCAGGAGTGCAAGCGCCGACTGGCCAGAGCTCACGCTCAAACAAATCAAAACGGCTCCTCGGCGGGCAGGTCAGCCTCCCGGTCTTGACGAGATCCCAGGAGTTCGAGGCGATCTACGGCAATGACGGGTCTTTGGCGATCCTCACCGGTGGATTTGTCTTTCCAGCGATCGAACTTGAGGCTGCCGGTTACCCCAATGAGGCTGCCCTTGCGCACATATTCTCCGGCCACCTCGGCGGTGCGCCCCCACAGCTCTAGGTTGAACCAATCGGGCTTGTCTTCGCCTTTGCGGAAGCGGTTCACCGCCAAGCTAAAGGTACACACCACCCTGCCCGACTCAAAGTAGCGCACCTCCGGATCCATGCCGGCTCGCCCCACCAAGGTCACCAAGTTCAGGCTCATGGGCTTTTCTCCAGACAGTCTGCAGCTTTCAGCCTTTAGTTGTAGCGCTTGCAAGGGATCCCTGTCATCTTGGCAACGACAGTCTCAGCCGATCCCGTCAGCGGGCCGTAGGCCTTGCGGATCTGAGCTGGGGGAGAGTCTTCAGGATATCTCCCGATTCTCCTGCGGGGATCTCGGTTGATCGGGAAGAAGAATCTTTGCTCTCATGGACTGGGTGGTTGCAGGGGGGGCGCTGATCGTGTTGCAAAGATTTACAATATCAGAAGCTCCAGAGCACCTGCCGGCCTAGGCCCCTGATCCCGACAGACAGATTGCCACCGGCCAGCAAGAAGGGCTCATCACTGCAAGAGGACGCATTCAGCACCAGTTCCTATGGAATTCATCTACGCATACGCCTGGTTGATCCCCGTTTATCCGTTGGTGGCGGCTTTTTTACTCGGCTTGGGCATTTTGCTGTTCAATGCCTGGACAAGGGCCAACCGCTCTCTGGCCGCCTTCTTGAGCGTGTTCGCGACGGGAACGGCGATGGTTCACGCCTTTGCCCTCTTGGCCGGCCAAGTGCAGGGCCATGAGACCGTTCTCAAAACCCTCACCTGGGCTCAGGCGGGCTCCTTCTCCCTGGACATGGGCTTTGTGGTGGATCACTTGAGCGCCATGATGCTGGTGGTGGTAACCACGGTGGCCTTTCTGGTGCAGATCTACTCCGACGGCTACATGGCCCACGACCCTGGCTATGTGCGTTTCTACGCCTACCTGAGCCTGTTTGCCTCCTCGATGCTGGGCCTGGTGGTCAGCCCCAACCTGGTGCAAATCTATGTCTTCTGGGAGCTGGTGGGGATGTGCTCCTACCTGCTGATTGGCTTTTGGTACGAGCGGCAGGCAGCGGCGGAGGCAGCCCAGAAGGCGTTTGTCGTCAACCGGGTGGGGGACTTTGGGCTGTTGCTGGGCATTTTGGGCTTCTACTGGATTTCCGGCACGTTTGGGTTCGAGGAGCTGGCTTGCAATGTGGAGCAGATGGTGGCCAACGGCGCGGTGAGCAGCAGCTTGGTTGCCCTGTTTGCGGTGTTGGTGTTCTTGGGCCCGGTGGCCAAGTCGGCCCAGTTCCCGCTGCACGTGTGGCTGCCGGATGCCATGGAAGGCCCCACGCCCATTTCGGCCCTCATCCACGCAGCCACGATGGTGGCCGCCGGGGTGTTCCTGTTGGCGCGCATGTTCCCGCTGCTGGAAGGGATCCCACCAGTCATGGACCTCATCGCCTGGACAGGGGCTGGCACGGCCTTTTTGGGGGCCAGCATTGCCATCACCCAAAACGACATCAAAAAGGGCCTGGCCTACTCCACCATTTCCCAGCTGGGCTACATGGTCATGGCCATGGGATCCGGTGCCTATGGGGCAAGCTTGTTCCACCTGATGACCCACGCCTACTTCAAGGCGCTGCTCTTCTTGGGCTCTGGCTCTGTAATTCATGGCATGGAGGCGGTGGTGGGCCACGACCCGGTCTTGGCCCAGGACATGCGCCTGATGGGAGGGCTGCGCAAGTTCATGCCCGTTACGGCCTTCACGTTTTTGATCGGCACGCTGGCCATCTGTGGGATCCCGCCCTTTGCCGGCTTTTGGTCTAAAGATGAGATTTTGGCCGCGGTTTTTGAGCGCAACCCGGCCCTCTGGGGGGTGGGCTTCCTCACGGCGGGGATCACCGCCTTCTACATGTTCCGCATCTACTTCCTCACCTTTGAAGGGGAGTTTCGCGGCACCAACCTGAAGCTGCGGCAGGAGGTGGCCGTCAGCCAAGGCCGACCGGTGCCGGCTTTTGCCTACGCGTTTGCCGGGAAAGAGGCGGCCTATGGTCCCGGAGCCATGAACATTTACGAAAAGCCCCAGCCCAGCAGCCATCCCGAAGCTGGGGGAGAGGGACACGAAGGGCATGGCCACGCTGCCGAGCCGCATGAATCTCCGGCATCGATGACGATTCCGCTGGTGGCGCTGGCCGTTCCTTCCGTGCTGATCGGCTTGGTGGGCACTCCCTTTGCCAACTTCTTCGAGGCTTTCATCCATGCGCCTGGTGAGTCTGCAGCAGAAACTGGTTGGGCCCAGGTGGCCGCCGAGTGGCAAGCGGTGCTGGCCGGCCACTTCGATTGGGCAGAGTTTCTGATCATGGCGGGCAGCTCGGTGGGCATTGGGCTGATCGGCATTGCCCTGGCGGGTCTTATCTACTGGCAAAAACGTATTGATCCCAGCACCTTCCCCCAAAGTCTGCAACCCCTGTACTACTTCTCCCTCAACAAGTGGTACATTGACGACCTCTACGAGCGGGTCTTTGTGCGGGGCACCCGCTTTGTGGCGCGGGAGGCCTTGGAGGTGGACAGCCGCATTGTGGATGGGGTGGTCAACTTGACGGGCCTGGCGACCATGGTCGGCGGCGAAGTGATGAAATATCTGGAGAACGGCAAGGCGCAGTTTTACGCTTTGATCATCTTTGCGGCGGTGGTGGTGATGGTGGTGCTTTCTGGGGTTGGGGTCTAGCCCAGGAGCATGACTCTAGTCAATGATATGCTGGACTATACTGAAAATAATGTACAATATGTTCAGTATGGCTGCTTGGTATGGCTAGGTATGTAAAACCGAGAGAAGCGGCGGATTATTTTGGGGTGTGTCTCCACACCTTGAGGCGATGGGAACAGAAAGGCTGGATCAAAGCAATACGTACTCCATCTGGTAGGGCAAGAAGGTATGACCTCGACAGCTACATCAGAACGCCAAAGAAAGCCAAACGAGTCGTTTTGTACGCCCGAGTCAGCAGTCGAGGGCAAAAGTCAGACTTGGAGAGACAGATTGCAAGACTGGTTAACCTCTATCCTGGAGCCGAAGTGGTCGGAGAGGTTGGCGGCGGCCTCGACTTCAAAAGACCAAAGTTCCTTGCCTTATTGGAACGAGTCCGTGCAGGAGATATCGGAACGATTGTGGTCGCTCACCGGGATCGACTCTGCCGGTTTGGATTTGAGTTCGTTGAGTGGTACTGCCGTCAATACGGGTGCGAAATCTTGGTTCTCGATGACGATCACCTTTCTCCCCAACAGGAACTGGTTGAGGATATCCTCACCATCCTGCACTGCTTCAGCAGTCGGCTCTACGGACTCAGAAAATACCGGGCTGCAATCGAGAAAGATACGGATTTATCCGGAGCCAGCGCTGGCTAAAGTTTGGAAGCGGTGGCAAGCGGCGTGCCGGTACTGCTACAACCAAGCGATTGCCTATCAGCGTCAGCATGGTGCCCCAAAAACGGCCAGAAAGCTGCGGGACATCATCCTGCACTCCGACCTGCCCGGGTGGGTGAAGGACGCCCCCTGCCACATCAAGCAGAACGCGGTCGTCGAGGCGTGGTTGGCGTTCCGCCGAAGCAAAGACGCGAGGTTTCGCAGTGTGCGGGACAGGTCGCATACGCTGCAATTCAACGCCGGCAACTTTCGCAATGGGACGTGGTATCCGAAACTCACCCGAGGTTTGGCGTTCCGTGCATCCGAGGAGATGCCCAGAGAGTGGGTACGTGGAACTGAGCTAATGCGGGTGAAAGACAGATGGTATGCCATCTTTCCTGAGCCCGTGAACGAGCAGTGTTCGTTAGCAAAGGGGGTGATCGCACTTGATCCTGGAGTAAGAAGCTTCCTTACAGGGTTTGATGGGGCGGGCTTTGTAGATATCGCCAAGGGAGACTTTGGCAGGATCGTTCGGCTGTGCTACCACCTAGACGATCTGCAATCTAGGCTGAGCAAAGCGCCGAGACTCAAGCGTAGGCGAATGCGGCAAGCGGCGTTTCGTCTGCGGGAGAGAATCAGGAACTTGGTGGGCGAGTGCCATCGCAAGGTAGCGGCGTTCCTGACGGATAACTACCGATTGATATTCCTCCCCACTTTCGAGTCAGCCAAGATGGTTGCCAAGGCAGGGAGGAAGTTTGGTAGCAAGACGGCAAGGGCGATGCTCACCTGGGCGCACTATCGGTTCAAGCAGTTCCTGAAGTTTCAAGCCAAGAAGAAAAACGTGGTTGTCGTGGAAGTATCGGAAGCGTACACCAGCAAAACCTGTACCAAGTGCGGGCACATCCACACCAAGTTGGGTGGCGCAAAGGTGTTTCGATGCCCAAAGTGCAACCATAGGCTACCACGAGATTGGCAAGGCGCTCTGGGTGTTATGCTCAGGGCTTTGCGGGATACCGCCTTTCTGTTTGGACTCCGTCCGAGTAGCGCGGTCGCGTCAGCGTCGCGTAGTGACAACGGAAACGGACAGAATGCTATCGCTTCACCGCTGAGCAGTAATGCTCAGCAGTGTTCAGCGTAAATGTATCAGCTCGGTTGCTGCTGATCAAGGTTTTGCCATCAGCAGTAAACTAACCGGCTCCGACCGCCCCCCTCAATCCCCTCGTATACGGGGGGCAGGGGGGCCGGGGGGCAAGTCTTCCAAGGCAATAGGACTGTTGGTTGCCTGCGCCCTACAAACAATCGCTTTGGAGAGGCAGTGATTCACCCAAGCCTGAGAGCGTCTCTCCCTGCCAGACAGCCGCTGAGCGACCGAAGTACACGCGCCCTTGTCATTCGACTCTCCGCACAACACCGGAGCGCACCCTGCATTGCACAGTTTCTCGGATGCCACCCCGCCACTGTCCTCAACGACCTCAAGCGAGGGCAACAGCGTTGCTGCGATGGGCTTGCGGACGGCAAAGCACTTGGCGCTCCCCCAAAAGTTACCCCTGGGGTGAAGGCTTACCTTGTCACCCTGCCTGCCGAAAACTGCATCTAGGCAGCCACGCAACTGCAAGTGCATCTCTTCACACTCACCCGACACTTGAAGCAGCTCTACGGCGCCGCTGTTGAGGCCCAGATCCTGGGGCAGTTGCGCCAGCAGCTCGACTCGGCTGCTGCAAGGGAGGAGGCGGCTCTATGCCGAAGCTGTAGCCCACCTGGCGCACAGTGTGAATGAGGCGGGGTTGGTGCGGATCGCGCTCCAGTTTCTTGCGCAGGGAGAGGATGTGGGTATCGATGGTGCGGGGGTTGGCGGTGGAATCGGGCCAAGCCCGCTCCAGCAGCTCCTGCCGCGAGAGAGGATCCCCATCGGCCTGGATCAGCACCATCAGCAAGCTAAACTCCTGCGGGGTGAGGTCGATGCCTTGGCCGGCCAGGGTGACGCGCCGCTGCACCAGGTCGATTTTCAGATCCCCATACTGCAGGAAGGTGGGGGGAAGGCTGCGCCGCAGCCGACGGGTCAGGGCCTGAATGTGAGCATCCAGAAGGGGCAGACTAAGGGGCTTGGTGAGGTAGTCGTCTGCGCCTGCCTTCAGCCAAGCGATGATGTCGGCTTCCGCTCCCTGTTGGGAGAGGAGCAAGATCAACACATCGCAATGGCGATGCGCCCACCGGCATAGTTGGAGTCCGGCACGGCTGGACAGCTCCGCATCCAAAATTAAGAGGTGGACAGGCTGCTGTTGCAGCAGGGTTTTGGCTTGGCGAATGTTCTCCGCTTCCCAAACCCGGTGCCGTGCCTGTTGCAGATGCCAACCCAGCAAGCTGCGCAGATGAGGGTTGCCTTCTGCCAGCAAGATGTGCAAAGGTTGCATGGCTACTAGGTTGGATCCCGCCCTCATCATAGACAGCGGGCCACCTTCGGACAATGTTGTTCGCCCGCTACCGGTTGGACAGCCCTCTATCCAGACCATGGCCGATTCTCCATCCCCTATCTCCGAACGTAAGCAGGATCACCTGGACATTGTTTTGCGGCAGGACGTAAACGCCAGAGGGATCCGCACCGGATTTGAGCGGTTTTTCTTCGAGCACGTGGCGCTGCCGGAGCTGCTGCTGCCCGAGATCGATCTCAGTTGCCAGTTTCTGGGAAAACGCCTGCAGGCCCCTCTGCTGATTAGCAGCATGACCGGGGGGACAGACACTGCCCGGGAGCTAAACCTGTACCTGGCGGCTGCCGCTCAAGAGCTGGGCATTGCCATGGGGGTGGGATCCCAGCGGGCAGCTTTAGAACACCCGGAGCTGGCCCAGACTTACCAGGTGCGCCCAGTGGCTCCGGATATTCTGCTTTTGGCCAACCTGGGCGCTGTGCAGCTCAACTACGGCTATGGCCTGGAGCAGGCGCGACGGGCAGTGGAGATGATCGAGGCAGATGCGCTGATTTTGCACCTCAACCCGCTGCAGGAGGCGGTTCAGCCCCAGGGGGATCCCGACTGGCGCAACCTCTATCGCCGCATCGAGCAGTTGGTGAACCAGTTGCCGGTGCCGGTGCTGGTCAAGGAAGTGGGCAATGGCCTCAGCGCCCAAGTAGCCCGGCGGCTGGCCGAGTGTGGCGTGGCCGCCCTAGATGTGGCTGGGGCAGGGGGGACGAGCTGGAGCGAGGTGGAAGCCCATCGCCAGACCGATCCCCTCCAGAAACGCATTGCCCACAGCTTCCGGGACTGGGGGATCCCAACCGCCTTGGCCCTGCTGGAAATCCGCCGCTTCCTGCCCAACCTGCCCCTGGTGGCCAGCGGCGGCATCCGCACCGGCATCGATGCAGCCAAAGCCATCCGCTTAGGGGCCGATGTGGTCGGCATGGCCGCTCCCGCTCTCCACGCCGTCTCCCGAGGGCGGGCCCAGGCGGTGGTGGACAGCTTCCGAGCCGTGATCGAGGAGCTGAGGATCGCCGCTTTTTGCACCGGATCGGCCAACTTGGCGCAGCTACGGCAAGCGGCTTTGCGCTGGCAAGATACCTGGGATCCGCTGCCTCCTATCATGGAAAGGGGTTGAAATCAAATTCCTAACACCTGCCACAGGCTCACCTCCAACCCCAGGACGGCCGCCCCTGCCGCACTTGCTTGCAGCTCACAGGCTACGGCGTCGGGCCTCGGGGCGATAGTTCTCCGCAAGGAGACCCCCTCTTTCCCTGGCAAAAAAGTGCCTCTGGAAAGGCTTGGCAAAGGATATCTCCAGCCTCAGGCTTTGAAACGCCGTCTGCGAGGCCTGGGCGGTCTTGGGATCCCTT
This window harbors:
- a CDS encoding cobalt-precorrin-6A reductase translates to MGSVRTSLEVALIGGTSESRSLAHVLSHEGIPWIATVTTEGGRRLYRDLPGQVVVTRFSPPSLAQFLQEHGIRVLVDASHPFAQEISQLAMQVTAQLGIPYLRYERPPVALDPWVQVAPDWQAVLTDGVLAGRRVLLTVGVKALPLFGPWQDRCQLWARVLPESVPQAVQAGIPAERVIGMRLPLSFEQELRLWQSLDPQVVISKESGEAGGLAVKQAVAKTLGIPLWVIRRPPLRYPWCSQDLTAVVQECKRRLARAHAQTNQNGSSAGRSASRS
- a CDS encoding single-stranded DNA-binding protein, with the translated sequence MSLNLVTLVGRAGMDPEVRYFESGRVVCTFSLAVNRFRKGEDKPDWFNLELWGRTAEVAGEYVRKGSLIGVTGSLKFDRWKDKSTGEDRQRPVIAVDRLELLGSRQDREADLPAEEPF
- a CDS encoding NAD(P)H-quinone oxidoreductase subunit 5, whose protein sequence is MEFIYAYAWLIPVYPLVAAFLLGLGILLFNAWTRANRSLAAFLSVFATGTAMVHAFALLAGQVQGHETVLKTLTWAQAGSFSLDMGFVVDHLSAMMLVVVTTVAFLVQIYSDGYMAHDPGYVRFYAYLSLFASSMLGLVVSPNLVQIYVFWELVGMCSYLLIGFWYERQAAAEAAQKAFVVNRVGDFGLLLGILGFYWISGTFGFEELACNVEQMVANGAVSSSLVALFAVLVFLGPVAKSAQFPLHVWLPDAMEGPTPISALIHAATMVAAGVFLLARMFPLLEGIPPVMDLIAWTGAGTAFLGASIAITQNDIKKGLAYSTISQLGYMVMAMGSGAYGASLFHLMTHAYFKALLFLGSGSVIHGMEAVVGHDPVLAQDMRLMGGLRKFMPVTAFTFLIGTLAICGIPPFAGFWSKDEILAAVFERNPALWGVGFLTAGITAFYMFRIYFLTFEGEFRGTNLKLRQEVAVSQGRPVPAFAYAFAGKEAAYGPGAMNIYEKPQPSSHPEAGGEGHEGHGHAAEPHESPASMTIPLVALAVPSVLIGLVGTPFANFFEAFIHAPGESAAETGWAQVAAEWQAVLAGHFDWAEFLIMAGSSVGIGLIGIALAGLIYWQKRIDPSTFPQSLQPLYYFSLNKWYIDDLYERVFVRGTRFVAREALEVDSRIVDGVVNLTGLATMVGGEVMKYLENGKAQFYALIIFAAVVVMVVLSGVGV
- a CDS encoding IS607 family transposase, translating into MARYVKPREAADYFGVCLHTLRRWEQKGWIKAIRTPSGRARRYDLDSYIRTPKKAKRVVLYARVSSRGQKSDLERQIARLVNLYPGAEVVGEVGGGLDFKRPKFLALLERVRAGDIGTIVVAHRDRLCRFGFEFVEWYCRQYGCEILVLDDDHLSPQQELVEDILTILHCFSSRLYGLRKYRAAIEKDTDLSGASAG
- a CDS encoding RNA-guided endonuclease InsQ/TnpB family protein, giving the protein MRISSPSCTASAVGSTDSENTGLQSRKIRIYPEPALAKVWKRWQAACRYCYNQAIAYQRQHGAPKTARKLRDIILHSDLPGWVKDAPCHIKQNAVVEAWLAFRRSKDARFRSVRDRSHTLQFNAGNFRNGTWYPKLTRGLAFRASEEMPREWVRGTELMRVKDRWYAIFPEPVNEQCSLAKGVIALDPGVRSFLTGFDGAGFVDIAKGDFGRIVRLCYHLDDLQSRLSKAPRLKRRRMRQAAFRLRERIRNLVGECHRKVAAFLTDNYRLIFLPTFESAKMVAKAGRKFGSKTARAMLTWAHYRFKQFLKFQAKKKNVVVVEVSEAYTSKTCTKCGHIHTKLGGAKVFRCPKCNHRLPRDWQGALGVMLRALRDTAFLFGLRPSSAVASASRSDNGNGQNAIASPLSSNAQQCSA
- a CDS encoding response regulator transcription factor translates to MQPLHILLAEGNPHLRSLLGWHLQQARHRVWEAENIRQAKTLLQQQPVHLLILDAELSSRAGLQLCRWAHRHCDVLILLLSQQGAEADIIAWLKAGADDYLTKPLSLPLLDAHIQALTRRLRRSLPPTFLQYGDLKIDLVQRRVTLAGQGIDLTPQEFSLLMVLIQADGDPLSRQELLERAWPDSTANPRTIDTHILSLRKKLERDPHQPRLIHTVRQVGYSFGIEPPPPLQQPSRAAGATAPGSGPQQRRRRAASSVG
- the fni gene encoding type 2 isopentenyl-diphosphate Delta-isomerase encodes the protein MADSPSPISERKQDHLDIVLRQDVNARGIRTGFERFFFEHVALPELLLPEIDLSCQFLGKRLQAPLLISSMTGGTDTARELNLYLAAAAQELGIAMGVGSQRAALEHPELAQTYQVRPVAPDILLLANLGAVQLNYGYGLEQARRAVEMIEADALILHLNPLQEAVQPQGDPDWRNLYRRIEQLVNQLPVPVLVKEVGNGLSAQVARRLAECGVAALDVAGAGGTSWSEVEAHRQTDPLQKRIAHSFRDWGIPTALALLEIRRFLPNLPLVASGGIRTGIDAAKAIRLGADVVGMAAPALHAVSRGRAQAVVDSFRAVIEELRIAAFCTGSANLAQLRQAALRWQDTWDPLPPIMERG